The genomic region ggcggcggccgcaaCCCGAGGCCCGCCGTCCCGGAGGACGAGCCCAGCTCCCCCAAGGTCTCGTGCATCGGGAAGGTGCTCTCCGAGCGCGAGAGGGCGCGGCGCAGGCCTCGCCCGCCCCCCTCGGAGCGCCCTCCTTCCGGCTGCTGCCCTGGACTCGGCTTCCTCATGCGCCGCAGCCGCTCGCGGAAGAGCGCCGTGGAGAGCGTCGACTGGTCCCCGCCTCCCCCGCCACCGGCAGCGAGGCGGAGGGAGGCGAAGGCGGCCGAGACGGAGGaggccgcgccggcgccggcgcccgggCTGGGAGGGGTCATGCGGTTCGCGTCGGGGAGGCGGGCGGCGGATTGGGCGGCCCAGATGGAGGTGGACGACCGCGTGGCGAAATCCGGGCCGTTGTAGCGCGGGCAGGAGATTTAATTTTGCTCTCGGGTTGGGTTTGGTTTGTGTCCGCTTCTGCTGCTTGTTGTTGCCGTGCTCTAGGCTTAGTAAACTTGTTTCTGTTTGTCTGTATATACTGATAGTATTAATTAGGACAACACATTTGTGGGATCATGATATGGATTTGAAAATCAGACAAAATTTTGCTAGTTTCCTCATCTGCTTTTGGCTCGTTTCTGAATTGTTGCAATTTCACATGTTCTTGACAATGCAGTCCTGACATCCTGTGGAAATTTGATGAAAATTTCAGAACTAATCTTGACAACATACCTTGCACCACCATCTTCTTGCAGAAGATCAGCAGCATAGCTTGAGAGGTAGAACGTCGGCCCTCGAATTTTCTTCCTCAGCTGTCGTGTCACTGCATTGTTTCTCACCGTCCTTTCTTACAACCTTCCATTTGTCTCTTATTACAGGAACGATGTCGTCATGGGCCATGACCACAGCTCCAAAGGCATTCCTCTTATTCCAGTGAGTTTAATCCAGCTTTCACCGTGTCCATCTAGTCATTCCTACTCACAATGGGGACAGATTTTGAATTGTGCAAT from Triticum aestivum cultivar Chinese Spring chromosome 4A, IWGSC CS RefSeq v2.1, whole genome shotgun sequence harbors:
- the LOC123086488 gene encoding uncharacterized protein At1g76070 produces the protein MATSTSRDRGGYPPDSTRLRIGDDIAWADVGGVYDRDDSLKENTNPKCLLKAHNPSAPGQHHHHHHNGAASQRFSGNLKPTAAPIIGLSGKLGQGGARRTHQQHPPAMFPKKAKTGGGGRNPRPAVPEDEPSSPKVSCIGKVLSERERARRRPRPPPSERPPSGCCPGLGFLMRRSRSRKSAVESVDWSPPPPPPAARRREAKAAETEEAAPAPAPGLGGVMRFASGRRAADWAAQMEVDDRVAKSGPL